atttaaattgatCTGTATCATCATGTCATTTGTGATTCTTCAGGTAAAACAGGATTTCAGATGTGTTACCAGGAAATGCTGAAGGTTGTGAAGGGAATCATTAAACAACCATATGAATTAAAAAACACCTCCACTTTCTACGCTTTCTCTTATTATTTTGATCATGCGGTGGAAGCAGGACTCATAGGTAACGTATCACTGACGCTCATGTTTGTTTCATCTCAGGATCAACTCACACTTTCACTTCTTTTATCTTCACATTTTTATATGAAGTCATTTTTATCACAATGATGTAAAAACCATTTAACATTGATTCAGTATTGCTTGATGTAATCGTAGCTGATtgatgtgtgttgtgttgttcaTTGACTTTCCAACATCTCACAGATGAAGTTAAAGGTGGAGCTGTGAAGATCCGAGATATTAGGAGACGAGCAAAGGAGTGTGAGatgcttttattgatttatgaTGAGATTAAAGTAATGTAACTATGGGTCAGATGCCAGAACGAAGTGATTGAAAACgctttcatttgtttttcaGTGTGTAACAGACCATCAGATCTTAATCCAGTCAATCATTTTCTGTGTATGGATCTCACATACATCACATGTCTGCTCATAGATGGATTTGGTTTTGAAGACAGCACCGTTCTGGAGGTATATTTTGAGGAGTAGTAGACCAACTCAAGATTACTCTTTGTGATGgaaaatatttttgcttttcACAGCTAACCAAGAAGGTAAACGATGTAGAAACCAGCTGGGCTTTGGGAGCCACAATAAATTACTTTCAAAACTTCAGGATTCACTGAGAAACATCCAGAACAGATTCATCACAGCTCACCTCATCTTAGACTTTTAGCAGCTGTTTTACCAAACAAAACCTTTGATGAGGAATCCAGCAAGGACAACAACAAAGATTACAAGTGAAGAAGATTTCCATCAATCCAGCCCTTGGATCTTCTGACACATAAGAGATCAGATTAGAGATGAATCTAATTGTAAGCCTTGGTTTTAAATCAACATCTGTTTGAGctgaaatgttttttatgtttacaaAAAGCTGTCATAATACAATGAGTTATCTTACTGAAATCTACAGGAGATGATAAGAGTTTACAGTAAACTACATGAGAAAGATTTCCTTCAACAGTCCATTGttgtcatttttttctgttttgattgATTGGTTTGTTTAGATTTGCAGCATTTGATAAGAAGTAAAATAGTTGATTGAGTGTTGTGTGAAGTATAGAATGAATGAAATGAGCTTCTATACAAAGATGtttcctaaaatattttatttacaaacgaGAGTGATGTTAGAGCAGAGTGACCACATCATGACTGTATGAATGTGCTGTCGTTATATTGACCagatcttcatcatcatcatcatcatcatcattaccaCCAGGTGACAAAACCACCACGGGACCTGAAGGAAAGAGAGATGATTTTACCACAGCTCATCTCTATTACAGGAAAACAAACAGAAATCCTGATGAAGTACCTTGTGCGCTTAACATCTCATGATTCAGATTGACTATGGACTCAGTGCTGCCGTCCGCCTCTAACAAGCTGCTCTGAGTGAGCGCCTCACCTGTCAATCACACATCAACACATTAACTAATCTACTGTGGGTGCACATACTGCCTAATAAATATATCCCACCAATATTACAAGGTTTCAGTTAGCATTACTAAAATACATTAACTTAACGTGAACCAACAATAAACAACACTTATGCTGCCTTtataattaatgtttatttccATGTAAACCTATACATCaataaactaacataaacaatCAATCAACAATTAATGTAAATAATGAATGAATGCAGTAAATGATATTGGCTGATTGTTAGTTAAATGCAAGTGTGAAGAAATTAAACCTTTCtgttaagtgttaccaaaaacaaaatgtataaGAAAACTTGTCTGACTGTTTGAATTTGTTGTGTGGATGTGTGCTTTAAATCActcaatataataataaaagaaaagtaaaatgaaatgaaatcaatatagttatgtagtatACGACTGCAGTATAAAGCTCACTATGAATCCGAATGACTGAATGTCATTGTGTTACCTGTTATTGTTTCTCTGCTGTCAGCGATGTGTTGTGCGTCCTCCTCGCTGTGTCTCTTCTTCATGTGAACATTTCGACTGCCGCTCTGAGAGAAAGTTTTCCCACAAACTGAACACACGTGCGGCTTCTCACCTGACAATAACACCAGAAGAGCCGTGATGTCATCAGCTCATATTCAACCAGCAagcattttatttacaaaacatAATATGTAATGTATATCTTACAAACATGTTATAAATGCCACAAAGAAAAACTTTTATAAGTGATGGCACACAAATGAATGGATTATaattgagaaataaatgaatctGCTACTGAAGACTCATCATACTTGGATTGTGAAACAGTAATGTTGTGTTGTGTATGATCATTAATCTTGATCAGTAAAGTCACATCACTGTCATCTTACCAGAATGAACCAGCATGTGTTTGCGAAGACTGGAGTATTCGGCAAAGGATCGACCGCAGCTGTCCACCTCACACAAGAAAGGTTTCTCACCTGAGACACAAAACACATGAATGTGTGTagaataaacatgtttttatttattatgtgcAATGAAGTTTGTGTACCAGTATGAGTGCGCTGGTGGTTCTTCAGGTTCCCGGCGGTGGTGAACTTCTTGCCACAGTCCTTCTCGCTGCAGATGAACGGTTTCTCTCCGTTGTGGGTTCTCATGTGGACCTGAAGTCTCTGCAGAACAtagaaactctttccacaacCATCAGCGCTGCAGCGAAACATGCGGTCGTTTCTGAGGAAACAAACAGAGAGACATTCATCAACATCATCATACTTCAATACTGTTATGACTCTCATACAATGATTTTTAAACTAACTCAAAGAACCGGACATGTTTGTGTGCGACagcataaaaaaatttatatactTGGTCTTGACAGATTTAATGTGATTGACTTTACCTAGATTAGTGTGGTACCATATACACGTACCTGTGTGTTTTTAGGTGGTACTTCAGATGGGCCGGCCAGGTGAATGTTCTGTGACAGTTCTCGTATGGACATCTATGGGATTTTTCTGCAGGCGTGCGATTGGCTCGAGACAGCGGCTCTTTCTTAAGCCCCTCTGATTGACAGCTATGAATGTGCTCACCTTAACAACGACAACACAGTTACAGCATTATAATCACAACATCTTCACAACTGAGGATTCAAATCACTTGATTTGACGTTTTCCAGGTCACTTTGGGTAATAGCTAGTAAAATAGGCATCTACACACATTATCTTTCTGTttgattttgaatgattttaccAAGTTTGAtcaatttaacatttttattttattatcccATTTAGTCTCCTGTTTAATTTCATGTATAAGATCCAGTATAATCTGCTGTATATTTTCACGTATAAACTCCAGTATAATCTTCTGTTTAATCCCCAGTACAATCCTCTGTGCAATCTCCAGTAGAATTTCATGTATTATCTCctgtgtaattttatgtataatcTTCTGTATAATTTCATGTATAATTTCCCGTTTAATCTCCAGTAGAATTTCCCGTATAATCTCCTGTATAATCTCCCATATAATTTTACGTATAATCTTCTGTATAATTTCATGTATAATTTCCCGTTTAATCTCCAGTAGAATTTCATGTGTAATCTCCCACTTAATCTCCAGTAGAATTTCCCGTATAATCTCCTGTATAATCTCCCATATAATTTTACGTATAATCTTCTGTATAATTTCATGTATAATTTCCCGTTTAATCTCCAGTAGAATTTCACGTATAATCTCATGTATAATCTCCTGTATAATTTTACGTATATCTTCTGTATAATTTCATGTTCACTACAATTCCTGTATAATTTTACATATAATCTTCTGTATAATTTCATGTATAATCTCCCGTTTAATCTCCAGTAGAATTTCACGTGTAATCTCCAGTTTAATCTCCTGTATAATTTCATGTATAATCTCCTGTTTAATCTTCCATATAATCTTTCATATAATTTAACGTATAATCTCCCATTTAATTTTTACATATAATCTCCCGTATAACCTCCGGTATAATTTCACATATAATCTCCTGTATATTTTTCCATATAATGTCCCGTTTAATCTCCCATACAATCTCTAAACTCCTTGCTGAATGTGATCATGTAGCAGTGAAGGTTTTTTAATCTGATAAAGACTGATAAGAGGTTGAGATTATCttactgttgttgttgttagaTCTGGCATCTTTAGCCAGTTGTGCCCGTGTTGCAGCAATCAGGCTGTCATGTGCAAGCTCCTGAACTCGGAGATACCACGGCGCGCTGCCATCCGCTGAGATCTCCTCCTCTGCCTCATCAACATCATCCTGTACAAACACCAGAGGTTCGGTCGATGCTGCCAACCCTACAAACATCAACATCATTATTCCTGAACATGAGGTGATGATGAAGAAACGCAGCATTGTGTGAAAGACAATAAACTCTTTGgggatgtttgtttatttatacttttatgtGCTGGTATGTGTTGAAGTGTTACTACTGTACTGAATTCATTTAAACAACACTTTACATCAGTTTTATATTACACTATAATCTGCTATAGGTTTATTCCTCAGACTTTTAAAACTGAATATTAAATTGAGAATATAAGATAAGCATTAGATCAAATCATAATACTAAAGTTTGTCATATAGACGGTATCATTGGCCacacgtgcggtgacgcgattaAGCGTCTGGTCCAaaccggtttctgtttgtttaatggtctgactagttgctgaaactgaactcttaaacaaatacctcgttgaaaataacaaatgttttggtttcctaggtaatcttacgtgttgttgaaaataaactactttaagaggactgtgttgttatttattcttcacagagtttaccagaagttacatGTTGACCacaaaagccgcttgtttatgttgttactgctgaaaccgtctatatatataaatgatgTTTGTACCTTTGGCCAGGTTCAGTAGGATGTAAGAAGAAGTGTTGTCGTGGTTCTGGAGGTCTTGTATGAGGTTTGGTTCTGTAGACTGCAGATCTTCCACCAGAGGACTTCGCTCGTGTCCAAACTCTGACAGCGACGGTGGGACAACATGATTAAGAGAAGTCTCTGATGGACACAAAccaaacaaacacattcatttcaaCAATGACGTTCAGATAAACGACTCGTGTTTTTACTCATGTGAATGAATGACTTGTGTCTGATAATGATGATTACATGACATAACAGACGAGTTTAACTTTGGTCTTCAAAAAAAGCGACTACATTTGCTTCATCTAGTTTAGACTTAACATTTTTTGTGACTGTGACCTTCACCTGAAAGCTGTGATGGAGTGCATGAAGATTTTAATGATGGCGAGATGAGAGGAGTACAGGAGGAGGATTTGAGTTCAGACTCCTCCAGAGTTTCACCCAGCGGTATGGAGGCGTTCTGAACAAACTCAACCAACAGCTGTCgaggaaacaaaaaaaaaaacccatcaTTCACTTTACACTCAATAACTAACTGTTGAAATAATCAACAACGTCTTATCATTCAGGTCTGGTTTCACAGTCAAGACTTAACTAAAGCCAGGTTAAGCAACATGCCTTAGAAATATACATTACTAGTGTGTAACTTGAGACAAATCACTGGCacattttaagatctgtcaagATATTTTCAATTGAGATTAAACATGTTTTAGTCAAGGAGTTATAGACAAGGCTTAAGCTTTCATTTAATGCCACCAAGTTATATAAACATGAGTGAATAATAAtgacaaaataataattatgtttaaacacaagacacagattaaaataaacttctcaCCATTAAGATCAAACTTTGtctgtttataataaatattgtGTTAATTAAATGAACTACTGAAATGGCAACGAAAGGTACTAGTTAAGACTAGTTAATACCTCGGGTTTGGAGTCAAGCTCATCAGAAAGCATGGATTCAGTCTGATGTGATCTGACaaaataaagagaaaataaCATGAGCTTTatagtattattatttatcGTCCACTAACTGAATGTTTCATTTGATAAACTAACCTCGATCAAGCGCGATCATGTGCTGTCAGTTCAAGCGCGTTCATGTGCTGTCGAGGTCTAAGGTTCATCCATCACCTGCTGTCACACTCTTGAATCACATTAATAATCATCATTAGTAAATAATACTAATATCGGTATCACACACACATCTGCTGAAGAGTCAAATCTGCAGTTTAATTCatcacaaatataaaaaaaaacaaatcaataAAGAGCGAAATGAAAGCGCGAGCATCTTTAAACTACCGAGATAAATCAACCATTTTAGACCTGTCAGACTCACACAACATTCATCTGAAAAATCATATATTTACCTTTGAATGCACGCGCTGATGTttcacaacaaacacacagacacagtcACAAGCACTTCCGGGTGATGCGCGCTTTCAGGGTCATTCATCGCAGAACCACGTGACAGACACGCTGATGTATAAAGATTTGACTGTTaggaataaaacacaattagggaccaaaaacatttaacaatagatttaaaaagctacaaataaaagaataaaattaTGAAGTTCAAATAAATGTACATAAGGTTAGATATCTGATTTACATGTCGTTATTACGTCGACTTATTCTCCAAGCTTCAAGTGACTCAAATAACCAAGTGATTCACATTTAGTGCACGTGTGAGTTAATACTGTCATCTAAACCAGGGAATCTCAAACTAGGGCCAGGGGGCCACAAGATGGTGCCaagggccccagttttatgacatttaaaacttcacacatgtactgGGGACAccagatttatttgacatcttaaaaaattattgtaaCATATCCcctttaatttatcataaattcccctcacgaaaattaaccatggttttattgtggtaaaagtgtagtaaccatggttttttggtgtattgattactatcagcaaaaccatggttttactacactaactatggtttaactatggtttttgaaaaccatgattgtcaaaaccatggttattttgtagttactatggttttactacagtaaccatggttttttggttttaactgtagtaaaaccatggttaattttcgtaagggtctGTGTAATCAAACTTCAGAAAAACGAGGCTACTAACCAATAGATTGTACTAttgaatatgttttgtttaattcaaattataAGTGTCATACATTTGGCATAAACGGTTTCACTGTACGCTGTACACATACTACATGTTTATACGGAcattttattattgaattattttaatGTGTGTAATCCATAATCTATGAGTAATCTATATTTCATTTGACACCACTGTAAGCCCATTTTAATTACACAGTGAACAAGATTTTTAATAACTTCACAAAAGtgttgtttaaaaaacacaccttaaaatgtgaaaaataaatagatCATTAAACCAAATAGGTTTTGGGTATTGCAAGGAAATAAATGTGAATGTTTTGGTTGTGTACGGCTGATGTGCTGTGATTGTGGTTAGATTCATTCATTACTCAATGTTGGTCTATTTTTAATGTGTAAGTGCATTTCATGTTTCATTACACACAATATTATAACACAAAAACAACGTTTAGTCTTTGTGCTCATGTATCAGTCCGTATATCTTATCTCATCTTTGTGTGTATTAGGTATAAATAACAAAGATGCTTCAACGTTTTCATTATCAAAACAAGAtatgatttattttatgtagaaaagacaagattaaaaatatcactgataaacaaaataaagacaTAAATGCTACAAGAATCagattttgtacctttaaagacATTTATGAtccaacagaataaaaaaaggGATCTTTTGACTTTGAAATGGTATAAAATGAAGAGACATGACTGTTTTAAAAGTGTATGTTATTTAAACAGCTACTATAAGTAAACCCAGTCCTGCACACATCAGTAAATCAATGCTGTAATCATGTGTCAAAAAAAACCCCAGAGGTACACAATATTTGCAGAAACGGACACAATAAAATTACAGACACCAACATTTATTGACTAGTTGATCAAAATTGATGGGCAACTACTATAGAGAACTTCAACTGTGATCAATGTAAGGCAAGAAGAGAAGTATTAAGACACAAACAAATCTGCCTGTAGTTCTTCTCAAAGTGTTAACATTGTTCATCTCTTATAAAATCTCATCTTTAAATGTatatgcacacacatacagcGGGGTAAAGACATCTGAGATCACTTTTCAACAAATGTcaatattacattattttctacAACAATCAAACATCGTTCAGTACACAATACAGTACCAACACACACATCTGATAATAAGTTGACATGAAcacaaatgtgttgttttagcTATTAATGCAGAATCtctttttgttttctcatcatGACATATAAACTTCTCACTGATTACCTGACTGTGCTcctcacaattttttttatttttttaatggtcgTGATCTCAGTCTTTTGGACCCCACTGTAAACGTGTGACAAAGCGATTCATATTAACACAACATacagaaataataaatacaattaaaaaatcCCTTTCAATCTGACAACTTAAAAGGACCATGAAACATTTGAGGAACACATCTCCCTTTCatcattttatattttcaaGTATCTCAATATGATGTTTAaagaggtaaaaaaaatctaatgaaATGTGAAATGAGAAAATGAATTGACTCCAATCTGAGTTCATGTTGTGACTCTTCAGATGAACTCTTACAAAGACAAGTGATGGTTTTAAAGCGTAAGGGTTATAGCTGCCATAAATATCATCTGTCTCATGTGTGTgaacaaataaaatacaaattcatTGTGTAAATCAAGCAGAAAGAGAAGTTAAATGTCTTAGCAAACACAAAACAAGTCTTATAAAACACATCAATTCATTTTAACATAAGTAAACCTTATCAAGAACTCAACCAGCTTACAATTCACAGAAACGACCAattaatcaatcaatcaatcctcaataaaaaaaatcaatgaaaTATTATTGAGTTTCATCAGATTAAAAAAACACCAATGTTCCACTAATGCAGGTTATACGAATGTATTGCATTGTGAAATATGTGTTTTATCTTTGGATTGTGGGGTGAAATATGAGCAGATGATGTTTTGTGGTACATCTGGTACCTTTCTACAGTATTAAAAAGAcagcaacataaacaactgaaacacaaacatctcTACAACATTCAGAACTGTCTCACGTTTCACAGGAAATCaataaagttttgataaataataatcATTGCTCTGACCAACAGTGTAAATGATGAGACGCTAGAAGACATTGTTGGGCATCACGCTGTAAGCATATTTAAACATTCTTTAATAGAGATGTTATGatgatgataaataaatgttgtcAAGCAGACAGGACGATGAATCTTTTCTGCGTTTCAGTTCACGAGTGAATTATTATGAAGGCCATATTGGAGCTCTGGAATGATGAATTTACAAAGCAGCAAAGTCAAATGCTACAAGAAAACATGATGAACATTCGTCTGACCCAGCACATAAACACCACAAACCTTCTCTACAGTATTTGCCTTTAACATAACAAACCTCCTCATGTAAAGTCTACAGGACCTGAATATATATTAGTCTTCCTAAACACACAAATAAGTCAACTAAcaagtttgtttttaatcagACTAAACATTTCAATGTTTGTTTCTCCAATTTTTCAGAACTAAAGGATATTTGTAGTCAACACTGAACCAAAACTCCAGAGTAACGTTTAGCTTgctgcaaagcattctgggataGCCCGCCCTGTTGGGG
The nucleotide sequence above comes from Paramisgurnus dabryanus chromosome 12, PD_genome_1.1, whole genome shotgun sequence. Encoded proteins:
- the znf410 gene encoding zinc finger protein 410, coding for MLSDELDSKPELLVEFVQNASIPLGETLEESELKSSSCTPLISPSLKSSCTPSQLSETSLNHVVPPSLSEFGHERSPLVEDLQSTEPNLIQDLQNHDNTSSYILLNLAKGLAASTEPLVFVQDDVDEAEEEISADGSAPWYLRVQELAHDSLIAATRAQLAKDARSNNNNSEHIHSCQSEGLKKEPLSRANRTPAEKSHRCPYENCHRTFTWPAHLKYHLKTHRNDRMFRCSADGCGKSFYVLQRLQVHMRTHNGEKPFICSEKDCGKKFTTAGNLKNHQRTHTGEKPFLCEVDSCGRSFAEYSSLRKHMLVHSGEKPHVCSVCGKTFSQSGSRNVHMKKRHSEEDAQHIADSRETITGEALTQSSLLEADGSTESIVNLNHEMLSAQGPVVVLSPGGNDDDDDDDEDLVNITTAHSYSHDVVTLL